The following coding sequences lie in one Peribacillus frigoritolerans genomic window:
- the rsfS gene encoding ribosome silencing factor encodes MTERELLVIAAKAADDKRAEDIVALNMQGISLVADYFLICHGNSEKQVQAIAREMKSKADESGINVKRLEGFDEAKWVLVDLGDVVAHIFHKDERNYYNLERLWGDAPFEDLESELTT; translated from the coding sequence ATGACTGAACGTGAACTTCTTGTAATTGCAGCAAAAGCGGCGGATGATAAAAGAGCGGAGGATATCGTGGCATTGAACATGCAAGGTATTTCCCTTGTAGCGGATTACTTTTTGATCTGCCACGGTAATTCTGAAAAACAAGTACAAGCAATAGCTCGTGAAATGAAGAGCAAAGCTGATGAATCAGGAATCAATGTAAAACGTCTTGAAGGCTTTGACGAGGCGAAATGGGTGCTTGTGGATCTTGGAGATGTAGTGGCCCATATTTTCCATAAAGATGAAAGAAACTACTATAATCTTGAACGTTTATGGGGAGATGCACCTTTTGAAGATCTAGAGAGTGAACTGACTACATGA
- the yqeK gene encoding bis(5'-nucleosyl)-tetraphosphatase (symmetrical) YqeK, whose product MNREEALALVKEQITEHRYIHTLGVVESAIELAERYGADVQKAELAAIFHDYAKFRPKEEMEQIIIAEKMDQALLEYNMELWHAPVGAYLVKKEAGIQDAEVLDAIAYHTSGRVGMSLLDKVVYLADYIEPGRSFPGVEEVRQTAKQNLDHAVIQALRNTVVFLMKRNQAIYPDTFKTYNDLIMNLKEKM is encoded by the coding sequence ATGAATCGTGAGGAAGCATTGGCACTGGTCAAAGAACAAATCACTGAGCACAGGTACATTCATACCTTGGGTGTGGTCGAGTCAGCGATTGAACTTGCTGAACGGTATGGTGCCGACGTCCAAAAAGCGGAACTGGCAGCCATTTTCCATGATTATGCAAAATTCCGTCCAAAAGAGGAAATGGAGCAAATTATAATCGCTGAAAAAATGGACCAGGCGTTACTTGAATACAATATGGAGCTGTGGCACGCTCCTGTCGGGGCTTATCTGGTGAAAAAGGAAGCTGGCATTCAGGACGCTGAAGTCTTGGATGCGATTGCCTATCACACGTCTGGCAGGGTTGGCATGAGCCTTTTGGATAAAGTCGTATACCTTGCCGACTATATTGAGCCGGGACGTTCTTTTCCCGGTGTCGAAGAAGTCAGGCAGACGGCAAAGCAAAACTTGGATCATGCTGTCATCCAGGCTTTAAGGAATACTGTTGTTTTTTTAATGAAAAGAAATCAGGCAATTTACCCTGACACATTTAAGACATATAATGATTTGATCATGAATTTGAAGGAGAAGATGTAA